GAGCCGAGGATAAAAACTTGTTATCTCCACTATCAGGCCGGGAATAATCTCTAATACAGGTAGTAGCAAGCACTTAGTTTGTTGGcaggttattattatgatctgaTTTTCTGCTAAATATTGTTTTGGCACATTCACTGTGATAATTGTTTGGAAAAGGACCACAACTAGCGTTGTGCTGTGGCCTTCACTCCTTGACTCCCTGCAGAGGCCAAAAAGCCATCGTACGTATATTCCACCGGGAGATTGGATTAGTTCTCAATTGGACAATATACTGCTTGGGAGGTCTACAGGATTTTGCctatcctacatatatatatatatatatatatatatatatatatatatatatatataaatgtgtgtgtgtgtgtgtgtgtgtgtgtgtgtgtgtgtgtgtgtgtgtgtgtgtgtgtgtgtgtgtgtgtgtgtgtgtgtgtgtgtatgtatgtatgtatgtatgtatgtatgtatatgtatatgtatatgaatatgtatatttatataccacaaacccacacacacccacacaatgtatatgtacacacacgcacacacacacacacacacacacacacacacacacacacacacacacacacacacacacacacacacacacacacacacacacacacccacacacccacacacccacacacccacgcacccacgcacccacgcacccacgcacccacgcacgcacccacgcacgcacccacgcatgcacgcacgcacgcacgcacacacgcgcacacacacacacacacacacacacacacacacacacacacacacacacacacacacacacacacacgcacactcacactcacactcacactcacactcacacacacacacacatacacacacacacacacacagcttagaCAGATTTATAGCTTAGGACACAAAACTAATGAAGTTTTGTATCAACAGGACACAGAGTTCATCATGACTTCATCACAGGACAAAGTCTATGACCTAGTCATAGTTGGAGCTGGAATGATTGGCTCGGCATCAGCCTATTATGCTTCACAGATACCTGGAGTGTCTGTCTGCCTAATTGGTCCTCCGGAACCTGTAGTATGaattacagtctctctctctctctctctctctctctctctctctctctctctctctctctctctctctctctctctctctcttgaatatatatatatgtgtgtgtgtgtgtgtgtgtgtgtgtgtgtgtgtgtgtgtgtgtgtgtgtgtgtgtgtgtgtgtgtgtgtgtccatatatatatatatatatatataataatataatatatctatatccatatctttatagatataatctatgtatatataatgtatgtataaatccatatgtatatatatatatataaatatatatataatataatctatgtctacctatctatctatatattcacatgtttatttatttctctctgtctctctctctctttttacacacacacacacacacacacacacacacacacacacacacacacacacacacacatatatatatatatatatatatatatatatatatatatatatatatatatatgtatctatatgtatatatatgtatatatatatgtatatatatattgtgtatacatataaatttgtgtatatatatatgtatatatatatcacatatatatatatatatatatatatatatatatatatatatatatatatgtgtgtgtatatatatatatatatatatatatatatatatatatataatttaatccaTGTCttactatacatattcatatgtatatctatttgtagatctcattctctctctctctctctctctctctctctctctctgtatttatatatatatatatatatatatatatatatgtatatacacacacatatatatctatacatatatatatatacatacatacatatatatatatatatatatatatatatatatatatatatatatatatatacagatatagatatgtgtgtgtgtgtgtagagagagagagagagagagagagagagagagagagagagagagagagagagagagagagagagagagagagagagagagagagagagagagagagaggagagagatttatatacatatatattacacacatatatgtatatatgagtggtgattgggcatatatgtatttatcattgttacaatgtAACAGTATTTGAAGCTATAAGGCCACAACTAAATTTTTAATTTGTCAATATCAGAACAAAGCGTGAGATAACAGTAATACTTTTaattaatacaaaacaaaaaaattacagtCTCGCAAAGGCCATGAAATATTTGGGTGCTGGTTTGATGAAGGTCGAATATGCCGTCGAGTAGCTTTTGAACACACTTGGTCAGTCCTAGCTACCGAATCCATCGACAGATTTAGGACCATAGAGAAAAAGACTGGTAACTATGGAACGGTTAAACTTTATCTGACTTGATCATAAGACTTGAAATATAATATTGATTTCAGTTACTAAAAAACTGTAGTGAAAGCTTtgagtatacattttttttccacattattttataataaacaaACCAATTGCCttggtataaatattttttgtgtatcAAATAATATAACTTGAAACATTATACACATTACATTTTGAATGTTCTATTTCAGGCATTAACTTCTACACAGAGTCCGGGTTTGTGTTTGTaataaaagatgaagataaatttTCCATTGCCaaggagagaagcaaagaaagtGGTCTTGCTGCTGAAGATATTACAGAGTCTTGGAAGAGAGTCTTTCCTTATCTAAAATTACCAGAGAATGCCTTTGTATTTTGGGAAAGAGATAAGTATGTGTTATTTCTTTTAAAGagattaaaagtaataattagatgataattatagttctATATAGActaaattaatgataatctttTAGTAGGAACTTAACATATAACAATCTGTGTATCAGTGCAGGTTTTATCAATCCAAGGCAACTTGTGAAAGCACATCAAACGGCTGCCAGACAGAATGGAGCCCAAGTTGTTCAGAAAATTGTATCTACTATTCAGTCTGCTACAGATTTTGGACACAGGTAAGAGGTAGTTCAAAGTAAAGTTGTGATAAATTTTATATGCATAATTGCTTGGAGTCTATATGATTTTCTTAGGATGGCTACATTGagggataagataaaaaaaataaattataaaagaaaaggaattttaATGTATGGTTATGCTTATCAAAcaaaattattgtaatttcttcTTCTGTAGATGGACAATTGAAACAGAGTGTGGTGACAAGTTTCACTGTGCCAATGTCTTGGTTGCTGCTGGTGGATTTGCAGGCCTAAAGCCACTCTTCAGGCATGTTGCACCAGGTTTAGTCCCAGACCTTGAGCTCAGAACTCAAACGGTATCATTCCTAAGGATTCCAGAAGAGGAAGCTCAGAGACTGAAGTAAGAGGcaaatcttttatctatttatgttattaCATGTGTCAGAAATTTACGagctgaactatatatatatcaacagattTGGcgttttttcagtttatttttttctgctattaCATTATTGAGTTGGTGAATTTGAAATGATAGCAGAATGTCAATCAAACATATATGAAGTGTTTTATCAGTTTAATGAAATGCAACTTAGAGAGGCTATGAAAAGTTATATGCTTTATCTTGGTCATGAATGAATGGCCAGCATGTATTCAtgtttaaagtaatgataataataaaaaaaaaatcaacatttcaGTACCATGCCAACAATTGTGACAAAATGTGCATTTGAAAATCTTGATGGTGCTTATGTCCTGCCTCCTATCAAATACCCAGATGgtgagagatatatatttatattttgtttccatactctcatgaaatatattaatagattagAAGATATATACTCTTTTGCCAATATTGATTCACTGAATAAAGATCAAAATTGGAGGAAAAAGAGTTTATTTGAAAATGAATCccaaaatgatgatatatattgagagaagaaaaaaaatgtgtgaatgtgaaaaagaaagagagagaaaatgaagagaaagataatgctTAAATTACCTAATACTCTTAGTTGCAAAATTAGCTCCAATAAGCAATTCTTTATTAAATAATGTTTACATTATTGTTCTCTAGAAATAATCTTGATTGAAAAGGAAGCTGattatggaaaaatatatatatgataaatgaatacataagttcatgtgtgtgtgtgtgtatgtgcatatatatatatatatatatatatatatatatatatatatttaaatatatatatgcatatatatatatatatattatatatatatacacaaatatattatatatatatatgcatatatatatatatatatatatatatatatatatatatatatatatatatgcatatatatatatatatatatatatatatatatatattatatatatacacacaaatatattatataattatatatgcatatatatatatatatatatatatatatatatatatatatatatatatacaaacacacacacatacatatatatatatatatatatatatatatatatatatatatatatatatatatatatatatatatatacacacacacacacatacacacatatatatacatatatacacaatatgataTCAGTGAAGG
The sequence above is drawn from the Penaeus chinensis breed Huanghai No. 1 chromosome 33, ASM1920278v2, whole genome shotgun sequence genome and encodes:
- the LOC125043369 gene encoding monomeric sarcosine oxidase-like — translated: MTSSQDKVYDLVIVGAGMIGSASAYYASQIPGVSVCLIGPPEPVSRKGHEIFGCWFDEGRICRRVAFEHTWSVLATESIDRFRTIEKKTGINFYTESGFVFVIKDEDKFSIAKERSKESGLAAEDITESWKRVFPYLKLPENAFVFWERDNAGFINPRQLVKAHQTAARQNGAQVVQKIVSTIQSATDFGHRWTIETECGDKFHCANVLVAAGGFAGLKPLFRHVAPGLVPDLELRTQTVSFLRIPEEEAQRLNTMPTIVTKCAFENLDGAYVLPPIKYPDGYWYVKLGHGRVYEKKMKTLSEVSVWYAQQTGIPECVDCLARYMKYMLPDLKVEEVSGDGCLTSHTPNNEPYIDLIAPGFGVALGGNGYAAKASDEIGRLAARLVLLGEWKSEIPKDRVKMIWKAESHL